Proteins encoded together in one Urocitellus parryii isolate mUroPar1 chromosome 3, mUroPar1.hap1, whole genome shotgun sequence window:
- the Lsmem1 gene encoding leucine-rich single-pass membrane protein 1 translates to MNHSFQDTGSRDIHEDGKLYVVDSINDLNKLNLYPAGSQHLFPLEEKIPDFGTRSGNGRRSLFFMGLLIALIVSLALVFFVIFLIIQTGNKMDDVSRRLTADGRDIDDLKKINNMIIKRLDQLDLEKN, encoded by the exons ATGAATCATTCTTTCCAGGACACTGGATCTCGTGACATTCACGAAGATGGAAAGCTTTATGTCGTGGATTCCATTAATGACTTAAACAAACTAAACCTCTATCCTGCTGGATCACAGCATCTGTTCC CTCTTGAAGAGAAAATCCCAGATTTTGGCACACGTTCAGGAAATGGGAGGCGGAGTCTGTTCTTTATGGGGCTGCTAATTGCACTGATCGTCAGCTTGGCACTGGTTTTCTTCGTGATATTTCTAATAA tTCAAACTGGAAACAAGATGGATGATGTGTCCAGAAGACTAACAGCTGATGGAAGGGACATAGATGACCTAAAGAAAATCAACAACATGATCATAAAGCGACTCGACCAACTGGACTTGGAGAAGAATTAG